The Candidatus Hydrogenedentota bacterium genome contains the following window.
GAAGCTGCGTGCCCACCTTCCTGACCCTCGCAGAGGACATGTCCTTCAACAAGGGCCCCATGATCGGCGAGGGGCTGTTCGACGAGTTTATCGCCCCGTATTACCGTCCCCTCCTCGCCCGGGTGAAGGAGATGGGCATGCTTACCATCGTGGACACGGACGGCGATGTTACGGCCATGGTGCCCTGGCTGGAGGGCGCGGGGGTGGAGGGGGTGCTGCCGCTGGAGCGGCAGGCGGGGGTGGACGGCATGGCGTTGCGGCGGCAGTTTCCGGAGTTCGCCCTGGTCGGCCATTATGACAAGATGGTGATGCCCCACGGGGAAGCCGCCATGCGCGCGGAGTTTGAGCGGCTGGTGCCCCTCATGAAGACCGGCGGGTTTATCCCCAGTGTGGACCACCAGACCCCGCCGGGGGTCTCGTTGGAGCAGTACCGGGTGTACCTGCGGCTGCTCGAAGAGTACACGAAGATGGCCTGAACGCGCCGAAAGGAGAATGTTTGTGTCGGTATATGGCGGAATAGAGGCGGGAGGAACCAAGTTTGTGTGCGCCGTGGGCACGGGGCCGGATGATCTGCGCGACGAGATCCGGTTTCCCACCACCTCGCCGGAGGAGTGCATCGGAACGTCCGTGGCGTTTTTCCGGGAGATGGCGGCGAAGCACGGCGGGCTCGATGCGGTGGGGATCGCCTCGTTTGGTCCGGTGGACCCCGCCCCCTCCTCCCCCACTTTCGGCCACATCACAACGACGCCGAAACCGGGCTGGGCGCACACCGATCTGGCGGGGCCCGTTGCTGGGGCGTTGGGGGTGCCCGTGGGGTTTGACACGGATGTGAACGGCGCGGCGCTGGGCGAGTTCCGCTGGGGCGCCGCGCGGGGGCTGGACACCTTTGTGTATATCACCGTCGGCACAGGGATCGGCGGCGGCGCGATGGTGAACGGCGGGCTGGTGCACGGCCTGATGCACCCGGAGATGGGCCATGTGTTCCCACCCCATGACCGGACGGAGGACCCCTTTGAGGGGATGTGCCCCTACCACAAGGACTGCCTGGAGGGGCTGGCCTCCGGTCCGGCGATTGAGCGGCGCTGGGGTGCCCGGGCGGAAACCCTCCCCCCCGGCCACCCCGCATGGGACTTGGAAGCAAAATACCTGGCCCACGGCATCGTGCCGCAGATTTACATCCTCTCCCCGCAGCGTGTTATCCTCGGCGGCGGGGTCATGGAGCAGACGCACCTGTTCCCAAAGGTGCGCCGCCAGGTCCGGGAGATTCTGAACGGGTACATTCAGGCCCGGGTTCTTCTGGAGGACATGGACAATTACATTGTGCCGCCGGGGCTGGGCAACCGCGCCGGTGTGCTGGGCGCGGTGGCGCTGGCCCAACGGGCTGCCGGAACGGACTGAAACAAGGAGGCCGAAAGATCATGGGAAGAGGAACTGTTGCAGTGCTGGTTGCCGCCGTCTGCTGTTGCGGGGCCGCCTTCGGTGCGGACACGGTATTCGCGGATTTCGAGGCGAAGGACTACGGCGACTGGAAGGCGGAGGGCGAGGCCTTTGGAACCGGTCCGGCGCGGGGGACGCTTGACCAGCAGATGGAGGTGTCGGGGTTCAAAGGAAAGCGGCTGGTTAACTCGTTCCACCAGGGCGACGGCGCCACAGGCACACTGACCTCTCCGGCGTTCACCATTGAACGCCCGCACATCAGTTTCCTCATCGGCGGCGGAAAGCACCCCGGCGAGACCTGCGTCAATCTGCTGGTCGGCGGGGAGGTTGTGCGGACCGCCACGGGGCCCAACGACAAGCCCGGCGGCAGCGAGCGCCTGCGCTGGCAGTCGTGGGACGTGCGCGACCTCGCGGGAAAAAAGGCGGTGATCCAGATCGTGGACAGCCGGACGGACGGATGGGGCCACATCAACGTGGACCACATCGTGTTGGGAGACGAGCCGATGACTTCCGAGCGGAAACGGGAAATCAGGGTGGAGAACAGCCTGCTGAACCTGCCCGTCAAGAACGGCGCGCCGAAAGTCCTGCTCCGCCTGCTCCGGGGTGCGGAGATCCTCCGCGAATACGAGATCGAGCTGGCGGAGAAGGATCCCGACTTCTGGGCTTCCGTGGACGTCGCGCCGTACAAGGGCGAAACGCTGACCCTCTGGTCTGACGGGCTGGAGTCCGACGCCGGGCTGAACCTCATCACGCCGGGCGACAGCCTGATCGGCGGCGAGAACCTCTACCAGGAGAAGCTGCGGCCGCAGTTCCACTTCTCGCCGCAGCGGGGCTGGAACAACGACCCGAACGGGCTGGTGTGGCACGCGGGCGAGTACCACCTGTTCT
Protein-coding sequences here:
- a CDS encoding ROK family protein → MFVSVYGGIEAGGTKFVCAVGTGPDDLRDEIRFPTTSPEECIGTSVAFFREMAAKHGGLDAVGIASFGPVDPAPSSPTFGHITTTPKPGWAHTDLAGPVAGALGVPVGFDTDVNGAALGEFRWGAARGLDTFVYITVGTGIGGGAMVNGGLVHGLMHPEMGHVFPPHDRTEDPFEGMCPYHKDCLEGLASGPAIERRWGARAETLPPGHPAWDLEAKYLAHGIVPQIYILSPQRVILGGGVMEQTHLFPKVRRQVREILNGYIQARVLLEDMDNYIVPPGLGNRAGVLGAVALAQRAAGTD